The Pseudoliparis swirei isolate HS2019 ecotype Mariana Trench chromosome 1, NWPU_hadal_v1, whole genome shotgun sequence genome has a window encoding:
- the kifc1 gene encoding kinesin-like protein KIFC1 isoform X1, producing MTVGVIAGQPEPHFERNMSRLPVSSSKRVLLASSSSSENGQDVEPAQKKIRKDPEPVKPQAAATIIGGRRLPAAATRAPISRPVRGVGAATVAVGPSRGVLKQSIASTAAKGGNAKPTVAPACPKTGVVGGSKRQPWDLKGKVIDMEGKIRNYQTKVKATSQENETLKGTMVQSQSRVAEVEKTVARQRSQISEYEAELQVLSGVRDELEMVSSDKSTLEKELSNFESKHKVMETLRESQETELQTLKMKLSVQESTLARLQVTLRDTEEEVSSLKDTVVQQKDELHAGEMERRRLHNAIQELKGNIRVFCRVRPLVEGGLSKHIQLAASDSTTITLAKTEESHTGKAADTQKNYNFNFDRVFGPQSLQQEVFEEISLLVQSALDGYNVCCFAYGQTGSGKTYTMEGDECDESRGVIPRAVKQIFRAAEKLAAQGWEFTFTASFVEIYNESLRDLLYSGKASKRPEHEIRKSSSNEVTITNLTYERVCNEDQVLGLIMLANQNRSTAQTTQNDRSSRSHSVFQLDIEGVNVGRDVKCKSTLCLVDLAGSERMLKSQSQGERFKEMTSINGSLSNLGIVITALANKESYVPYRNSKLTYLLQGCLGGNSKTLMFVNISPETDSFGETLNSLRFASKVNDCVIGTASANRK from the exons AACATGTCCCGCTTGCCAGTCAGTTCAAGCAAGAGGGTCCTGctggcgagcagcagcagctcagagaatGGACAAGATGTTGAGCCTGCTCAG AAGAAGATTCGCAAAGACCCCGAGCCCGTCAAACCACAAGCAGCGGCTACGATCATCGGCGGCCGGCGGCTTCCTGCCGCAGCAACCAGGGCACCCATTT CACGGCCAGTCAGAGGCGTGGGCGCTGCCACCGTGGCGGTTGGTCCTTCCAGAG GCGTCCTGAAACAATCTATAGCTTCAACTGCAGCAAAGGGAGGCAACGCGAAACCAACTGTTGCACCGGCATGCCCCAAAACAG GTGTGGTCGGGGGCTCCAAGCGTCAACCATGGGACCTGAAGGGCAAGGTCATCGACATGGAGGGTAAGATCCGTAACTACCAGACCAAGGTCAAAGCGACCAGCCAGGAGAACGAGACGCTGAAAGGCACGATGGTCCAGAGTCAGTCGAGAGTCGCTGAAGTGGAGAAAACTGTAGCTCGTCAGAGGAGCCAGATCAG TGAGTATGAGGCGGAGCTGCAGGTGCTGTCAGGGGTGCGGGATGAGCTGGAGATGGTGTCCAGTGATAAGAGCACTCTTGAAAAGGAGCTCTCTAACTTTGAGAGCAAACACAAGGTCATGGAGACTCTGCGGGAGAGCCAGGAGACGGAGCTGCAAACTCTCAAG ATGAAGCTGTCGGTCCAGGAGTCGACTCTGGCCCGCCTGCAGGTGACCCTCAGAGACACGGAGGAAGAGGTCAGCTCTCTCAAGGACACTGTGGTCCAGCAGAAGGACGAGCTGCACGCCGGGGAGATGGAGCGCCGGCGGCTCCACAACGCCATCCAGGAGCTGAAG GGCAACATTCGGGTCTTTTGCCGGGtgcgccctctggtggagggAGGCCTCAGCAAGCACATCCAGCTGGCGGCCAGCGACAGCACCACGATAACGCTGGCTAAAACAGAGGAG TCCCACACAGGCAAAGCTGCTGACACTCAGAAGAACTACAACTTCAATTTTGACCGCGTGTTTGGCCCCCAGTCTTTGCAGCAGGAG GTCTTCGAGGAGATCTCGCTGCTGGTGCAGTCGGCGTTGGACGGCTACAACGTCTGCTGCTTCGCTTACGGCCAGACGGGCAGCGGCAAGACGTACACCATGGAGGGGGACGAGTGTGACGAGTCCAGAGGCGTCATTCCCAGAGCCGTGAAGCAGATCTTCAGAGCGGCAGAGAAACTAGCGGCGCAGGGCTGGGAG TTCACCTTCACGGCGAGCTTTGTGGAAATTTACAACGAGAGCCTGCGAGACCTCCTGTACTCCGGCAAGGCCAGCAAGAGGCCCGAGCACGAGATCCGGAAGTCCTCCAGCAACGAGGTGACCATCACCAACCTCACGTACGAGCGCGTCTGCAACGAGGATCAG GTTCTGGGCCTCATAATGTTGGCCAATCAGAATCGCTCCACGGCCCAGACGACCCAGAACGACCGCTCCTCCCGCTCCCATTCGGTGTTCCAGCTGGACATCGAGGGAGTGAACGTTGGCCGGGATGTCAAGTGCAAGT CCACTCTGTGCCTGGTGGACTTGGCCGGCAGCGAGCGAATGCTGAAGAGTCAGTCTCAGGGCGAGCGCTTCAAGGAGATGACGTCCATCAACGGCTCCCTGTCCAACCTCGGCATCGTCATCACCGCGCTGGCCAACAAG GAGAGCTACGTGCCGTACAGGAACTCCAAGCTGACCTATCTGCTGCAGGGGTGCCTGGGAGGAAACAGCAAAAC CCTGATGTTTGTGAACATTTCCCCCGAGACGGACAGCTTTGGAGAAACCCTAAATTCCTTGAGGTTCGCCAGCAAG gtgaacGACTGTGTGATCGGGACGGCAAGcgccaacaggaagtag
- the kifc1 gene encoding kinesin-like protein KIFC1 isoform X2 — protein MSRLPVSSSKRVLLASSSSSENGQDVEPAQKKIRKDPEPVKPQAAATIIGGRRLPAAATRAPISRPVRGVGAATVAVGPSRGVLKQSIASTAAKGGNAKPTVAPACPKTGVVGGSKRQPWDLKGKVIDMEGKIRNYQTKVKATSQENETLKGTMVQSQSRVAEVEKTVARQRSQISEYEAELQVLSGVRDELEMVSSDKSTLEKELSNFESKHKVMETLRESQETELQTLKMKLSVQESTLARLQVTLRDTEEEVSSLKDTVVQQKDELHAGEMERRRLHNAIQELKGNIRVFCRVRPLVEGGLSKHIQLAASDSTTITLAKTEESHTGKAADTQKNYNFNFDRVFGPQSLQQEVFEEISLLVQSALDGYNVCCFAYGQTGSGKTYTMEGDECDESRGVIPRAVKQIFRAAEKLAAQGWEFTFTASFVEIYNESLRDLLYSGKASKRPEHEIRKSSSNEVTITNLTYERVCNEDQVLGLIMLANQNRSTAQTTQNDRSSRSHSVFQLDIEGVNVGRDVKCKSTLCLVDLAGSERMLKSQSQGERFKEMTSINGSLSNLGIVITALANKESYVPYRNSKLTYLLQGCLGGNSKTLMFVNISPETDSFGETLNSLRFASKVNDCVIGTASANRK, from the exons ATGTCCCGCTTGCCAGTCAGTTCAAGCAAGAGGGTCCTGctggcgagcagcagcagctcagagaatGGACAAGATGTTGAGCCTGCTCAG AAGAAGATTCGCAAAGACCCCGAGCCCGTCAAACCACAAGCAGCGGCTACGATCATCGGCGGCCGGCGGCTTCCTGCCGCAGCAACCAGGGCACCCATTT CACGGCCAGTCAGAGGCGTGGGCGCTGCCACCGTGGCGGTTGGTCCTTCCAGAG GCGTCCTGAAACAATCTATAGCTTCAACTGCAGCAAAGGGAGGCAACGCGAAACCAACTGTTGCACCGGCATGCCCCAAAACAG GTGTGGTCGGGGGCTCCAAGCGTCAACCATGGGACCTGAAGGGCAAGGTCATCGACATGGAGGGTAAGATCCGTAACTACCAGACCAAGGTCAAAGCGACCAGCCAGGAGAACGAGACGCTGAAAGGCACGATGGTCCAGAGTCAGTCGAGAGTCGCTGAAGTGGAGAAAACTGTAGCTCGTCAGAGGAGCCAGATCAG TGAGTATGAGGCGGAGCTGCAGGTGCTGTCAGGGGTGCGGGATGAGCTGGAGATGGTGTCCAGTGATAAGAGCACTCTTGAAAAGGAGCTCTCTAACTTTGAGAGCAAACACAAGGTCATGGAGACTCTGCGGGAGAGCCAGGAGACGGAGCTGCAAACTCTCAAG ATGAAGCTGTCGGTCCAGGAGTCGACTCTGGCCCGCCTGCAGGTGACCCTCAGAGACACGGAGGAAGAGGTCAGCTCTCTCAAGGACACTGTGGTCCAGCAGAAGGACGAGCTGCACGCCGGGGAGATGGAGCGCCGGCGGCTCCACAACGCCATCCAGGAGCTGAAG GGCAACATTCGGGTCTTTTGCCGGGtgcgccctctggtggagggAGGCCTCAGCAAGCACATCCAGCTGGCGGCCAGCGACAGCACCACGATAACGCTGGCTAAAACAGAGGAG TCCCACACAGGCAAAGCTGCTGACACTCAGAAGAACTACAACTTCAATTTTGACCGCGTGTTTGGCCCCCAGTCTTTGCAGCAGGAG GTCTTCGAGGAGATCTCGCTGCTGGTGCAGTCGGCGTTGGACGGCTACAACGTCTGCTGCTTCGCTTACGGCCAGACGGGCAGCGGCAAGACGTACACCATGGAGGGGGACGAGTGTGACGAGTCCAGAGGCGTCATTCCCAGAGCCGTGAAGCAGATCTTCAGAGCGGCAGAGAAACTAGCGGCGCAGGGCTGGGAG TTCACCTTCACGGCGAGCTTTGTGGAAATTTACAACGAGAGCCTGCGAGACCTCCTGTACTCCGGCAAGGCCAGCAAGAGGCCCGAGCACGAGATCCGGAAGTCCTCCAGCAACGAGGTGACCATCACCAACCTCACGTACGAGCGCGTCTGCAACGAGGATCAG GTTCTGGGCCTCATAATGTTGGCCAATCAGAATCGCTCCACGGCCCAGACGACCCAGAACGACCGCTCCTCCCGCTCCCATTCGGTGTTCCAGCTGGACATCGAGGGAGTGAACGTTGGCCGGGATGTCAAGTGCAAGT CCACTCTGTGCCTGGTGGACTTGGCCGGCAGCGAGCGAATGCTGAAGAGTCAGTCTCAGGGCGAGCGCTTCAAGGAGATGACGTCCATCAACGGCTCCCTGTCCAACCTCGGCATCGTCATCACCGCGCTGGCCAACAAG GAGAGCTACGTGCCGTACAGGAACTCCAAGCTGACCTATCTGCTGCAGGGGTGCCTGGGAGGAAACAGCAAAAC CCTGATGTTTGTGAACATTTCCCCCGAGACGGACAGCTTTGGAGAAACCCTAAATTCCTTGAGGTTCGCCAGCAAG gtgaacGACTGTGTGATCGGGACGGCAAGcgccaacaggaagtag